Proteins from a single region of Haloplanus sp. GDY1:
- a CDS encoding ZIP family metal transporter, translated as MALLGNLTFVFVAGLVTAFATGLGAIPFFLVDDVSDRWNVALWGLASGIMVSASVFGLVFEGLSAADSPLEIVPGLIAGVVLVVVAHEVIEGYEVHPKKYEEADFRKLLLILGVLTVHSFPEGVAVGVSFADLGLRSAAGETVGLFGFAVPLLAVFMTVAISIHNVPEGIAISIPLRTLGVSKWKMVWWAVFSSLPQPIGAVVAFLFVRIAREFLPIGFGFAAGAMIYLVVTEFIPEALDIGSGLPGGGRRELAAGVAVGVLAMTPLLVV; from the coding sequence ATGGCTCTGCTCGGGAACCTGACGTTCGTCTTCGTCGCCGGACTGGTGACGGCGTTCGCGACCGGTCTCGGGGCGATTCCATTCTTCCTCGTCGACGACGTGAGCGACCGCTGGAACGTGGCGCTGTGGGGACTCGCCTCCGGGATCATGGTCTCGGCGTCGGTGTTCGGGCTGGTGTTCGAGGGGCTGTCGGCCGCCGACTCGCCGCTCGAGATCGTGCCCGGATTGATCGCGGGCGTCGTTCTCGTCGTCGTCGCCCACGAGGTGATCGAGGGCTACGAGGTGCATCCGAAGAAATACGAGGAGGCCGACTTCCGGAAACTGCTGCTCATCCTCGGCGTGCTGACCGTCCACAGTTTCCCCGAGGGGGTCGCCGTCGGCGTCTCCTTCGCGGATCTGGGGCTCCGGTCGGCGGCCGGCGAGACGGTCGGCCTGTTCGGCTTCGCCGTCCCCCTGCTCGCGGTGTTCATGACCGTCGCCATCTCGATACACAACGTTCCCGAGGGGATCGCCATCTCGATTCCCCTACGGACGCTCGGCGTCTCGAAGTGGAAGATGGTCTGGTGGGCCGTCTTCTCCAGCCTCCCCCAGCCAATCGGCGCGGTCGTCGCCTTCCTGTTCGTTCGGATCGCCCGGGAGTTCCTGCCGATCGGCTTCGGCTTCGCCGCCGGGGCGATGATCTACCTCGTCGTCACCGAGTTCATCCCCGAGGCGCTCGACATCGGGTCGGGGCTGCCGGGCGGCGGTCGCCGCGAACTCGCCGCCGGCGTCGCCGTCGGCGTCCTCGCCATGACGCCGCTCCTCGTCGTCTAG
- a CDS encoding DUF7545 family protein, producing the protein MVETETYTIEGPDGDTDELELPEGLVDVLSEQGEDPTTVVAEIGLLSFVQRSHAMVHHAEGDVPADLEAINERAERLFEERFGMTFEEATGHSH; encoded by the coding sequence ATGGTCGAGACCGAGACGTACACCATCGAAGGCCCGGACGGCGACACGGACGAACTGGAACTCCCCGAGGGGCTGGTCGACGTGCTGTCCGAACAGGGCGAAGATCCGACGACGGTCGTCGCCGAAATCGGGCTCCTCTCGTTCGTCCAGCGCTCGCACGCCATGGTTCACCACGCCGAGGGCGACGTGCCCGCGGACCTCGAGGCGATCAACGAGAGGGCCGAGCGCCTGTTCGAGGAGCGCTTCGGCATGACCTTCGAGGAGGCGACCGGTCACAGCCACTAG
- a CDS encoding NAD(P)/FAD-dependent oxidoreductase: MSESDGADHRRLIVAGSGIAGLTAAIYAGRSNNEPLVFEGDEPGGQLTLTTDVDNYPGFPEGISGPELVSNMKEQARKFGAEVKNGVVESVDVLDDAGPGHTFHVTMAGGDEYTADAFIAASGASARTLGIPGEDELMGYGLSTCATCDGAFFRDEKIVVIGGGDAACEEAVFLTKFASTVYLVHRRDEFRAEDYWIDRVMEKVDEGEIELKLNTEVTELHGSQSEGVDHVTMVSNPAGHPTDRLDDPETEEFDFDAGAVFYAIGHTPNTGYLEGLDVEMDDEGYLETAGGDGGGQTATGVPGLFGAGDVVDYHYQQAITAGGMGCKAAIDADAYLEDLERERAAAEAEEEPAAAGDD; the protein is encoded by the coding sequence ATGAGCGAGAGCGACGGCGCCGACCACCGGCGCCTCATCGTCGCGGGGAGCGGGATCGCGGGGCTCACGGCCGCCATCTACGCCGGCCGGTCGAACAACGAACCGCTGGTGTTCGAGGGCGACGAACCCGGCGGGCAGTTGACGCTGACGACCGACGTGGACAACTATCCCGGGTTCCCCGAGGGGATCAGCGGGCCGGAACTGGTCAGCAACATGAAAGAGCAGGCCCGCAAGTTCGGCGCCGAGGTGAAAAACGGCGTCGTCGAGTCCGTCGACGTCCTCGACGACGCGGGGCCGGGCCACACCTTCCACGTCACCATGGCCGGCGGCGACGAGTACACGGCCGACGCGTTCATCGCCGCCTCGGGCGCCAGCGCCCGCACCCTCGGCATCCCCGGTGAGGACGAACTCATGGGGTACGGCCTCTCGACCTGTGCCACCTGCGACGGCGCCTTCTTCCGCGACGAGAAGATCGTCGTGATCGGCGGCGGCGACGCCGCCTGCGAGGAGGCCGTCTTCCTCACGAAGTTCGCCTCCACGGTGTATCTCGTCCACCGGCGCGACGAGTTCCGCGCCGAGGACTACTGGATCGACCGCGTGATGGAGAAGGTCGACGAGGGCGAGATCGAACTGAAGCTGAACACGGAGGTGACGGAACTCCACGGGAGCCAGTCCGAGGGCGTCGACCACGTGACCATGGTCTCGAACCCGGCGGGCCACCCGACGGACAGGCTCGACGACCCGGAGACCGAGGAGTTCGACTTCGACGCCGGCGCCGTCTTCTACGCCATCGGCCACACGCCGAACACGGGGTATCTGGAGGGGCTCGACGTGGAGATGGACGACGAGGGGTATCTGGAGACCGCCGGCGGCGACGGCGGCGGGCAGACGGCGACGGGCGTCCCCGGCCTGTTCGGTGCCGGCGACGTCGTCGACTACCACTACCAGCAGGCCATCACCGCGGGCGGCATGGGCTGTAAGGCCGCCATCGACGCGGACGCCTACCTCGAGGACCTGGAGCGGGAGCGCGCGGCCGCGGAGGCCGAGGAGGAACCCGCGGCGGCCGGTGACGACTGA
- a CDS encoding DUF357 domain-containing protein, which yields MPADLQEKTDRYERMLADALDEAETRPPADTPLGTAAAECREMAESYLDDGRHFRESGDPVNALAAFSYGYGWLDAGVRLGLFAVPEGTDLFTV from the coding sequence ATGCCCGCCGACCTCCAGGAGAAGACCGACCGCTACGAGCGGATGCTGGCCGACGCCCTCGACGAGGCGGAGACGCGCCCACCGGCCGACACCCCCCTCGGCACCGCCGCCGCGGAGTGTCGCGAGATGGCGGAGTCCTACCTCGACGACGGCCGTCACTTCCGCGAGTCGGGCGACCCCGTGAACGCCCTTGCCGCCTTCTCCTACGGCTACGGATGGCTGGACGCCGGCGTCCGACTGGGCCTTTTCGCCGTGCCCGAGGGGACGGATCTGTTCACCGTGTAG
- a CDS encoding major royal jelly family protein: MSETPPSPTDGGIEVETEPYARFDTRAGNPAMTPDGRLLVSNHPFPYEQEPEYRVVEYVDDGEVRPFPNEAWSTPPGDDGVGIHELIGLRADPDGMVRILDIGDVANGHLPKLVSWDTTTDRLARVDHVPAHAATDRSFMQDFAYDAVRNAVYIADLGSSDEPGDPGNPALVALDLDTGRTRRVIEDHPSVLPEEGVTPIVEGEPVVQENADGEFEPISAGLDGITIDPAFEWVYYCGITTESVYRIRAADLLDESLTDDELDERIERYGDKEVCDGITVDTAGNVYITDMTNNAIGVTRPSGDYEVVARDDERFLWPDGFCCGPDGHVYFTVTQLHRAPPFNRGEEESYTPFTVFRFESLAPVTVGR, translated from the coding sequence ATGTCCGAGACGCCACCTTCCCCGACGGACGGCGGTATCGAAGTCGAGACGGAACCCTACGCCCGGTTCGACACCCGGGCGGGCAACCCCGCGATGACCCCCGACGGCCGGTTGCTCGTGAGCAACCACCCGTTTCCCTACGAACAGGAACCGGAGTACCGCGTCGTCGAGTACGTCGACGACGGGGAGGTCCGGCCGTTCCCGAACGAGGCGTGGAGCACGCCCCCCGGCGACGACGGCGTCGGCATCCACGAGTTGATCGGCCTCCGCGCCGACCCGGACGGGATGGTCCGCATCCTCGACATCGGCGACGTGGCGAACGGTCACCTCCCGAAACTCGTCTCGTGGGACACGACGACCGACCGCCTCGCACGCGTCGACCACGTCCCCGCTCACGCGGCGACCGACCGCTCGTTCATGCAGGATTTCGCGTACGACGCGGTTCGAAACGCCGTCTACATCGCCGACCTGGGATCGAGCGACGAACCGGGCGATCCGGGGAACCCGGCCCTCGTCGCGCTGGACCTGGACACCGGCCGGACCCGGCGAGTGATCGAGGACCACCCGAGCGTCCTGCCCGAGGAGGGCGTCACACCGATCGTCGAGGGCGAACCGGTCGTGCAGGAGAACGCCGACGGCGAGTTCGAACCGATCAGCGCCGGGCTGGACGGCATCACGATCGATCCCGCCTTCGAGTGGGTCTACTACTGTGGCATCACGACCGAGAGCGTGTATCGGATCCGCGCTGCGGACCTGCTGGACGAGTCGCTCACCGACGACGAACTCGACGAACGCATCGAACGCTACGGCGACAAGGAGGTCTGTGACGGCATCACGGTCGACACCGCGGGCAACGTCTACATCACGGACATGACGAACAACGCCATCGGCGTGACGCGTCCCTCCGGCGACTACGAGGTCGTCGCCCGTGACGACGAGCGGTTCCTCTGGCCCGACGGCTTCTGCTGTGGCCCGGACGGACACGTCTACTTCACCGTGACCCAGCTCCACCGGGCGCCGCCGTTCAACCGGGGCGAGGAGGAGTCCTACACCCCCTTTACCGTGTTCCGGTTCGAGAGCCTGGCGCCGGTGACGGTGGGTCGATAG
- a CDS encoding GMC family oxidoreductase N-terminal domain-containing protein, which translates to MVGNDYDVVVVGAGGDGPVAAWKLAEAGLSVLVLEAGPFYGNEQWPAPSERPGGEASSSVADLSGELLDEQFTTREFEMVNKLLFGPADHERGFWFRKFPGDGAILQCAGVGGTTLHYTGCHPRAYPASMDEQGHWPIAYAELLPYYREIEEMCEVTPAPVTAKEELFFRGAAAAGWPLLHDLNVTTSGYRPQPNAIRRPDPKLHVDAGYDGPVTYPEVRGDTLSLGNIAGNPHPRGAPYEEKAKRSSNVSFVPAALETGNVTIRPNAFVTDVRTETALGDAPTATGVDFRDTWSGRTERVDAEVVVLAAGAIETPRLWKNADLPDNEWVGRGLTIHFGDNVMGLWREADLDERLGKGTIDQHEGQDIAARFDYPGLGMLQTVGTTPGVGAILGFGASASGFTFQNDPADAPWDTMGRLAGPELKRLLADYRRMLQMLVVSDDRPHRRNGVTVTPGLADEHGPIPVVNYEPSEGDRKRRDELATIAAEILREAGAAHVHRSDSPPTALHVHSTMRMGYVLDEACEAYDVDRLFVADHSALSNGVGGANPTNTGQALAARTAERILDRHF; encoded by the coding sequence ATGGTCGGGAACGACTACGACGTCGTCGTCGTCGGCGCGGGCGGTGACGGCCCCGTCGCGGCGTGGAAACTGGCCGAGGCTGGGTTGTCCGTCCTCGTCCTCGAGGCCGGACCCTTCTACGGGAACGAGCAGTGGCCGGCGCCCAGCGAGAGGCCGGGCGGGGAGGCGTCGTCCAGCGTCGCGGACCTGAGCGGCGAGTTGCTCGACGAGCAGTTCACGACCCGGGAGTTCGAGATGGTGAACAAGCTGCTCTTCGGGCCGGCCGACCACGAGCGGGGCTTCTGGTTCCGGAAGTTCCCCGGCGACGGCGCGATCCTCCAGTGTGCGGGCGTCGGGGGGACGACGCTCCACTACACCGGCTGTCATCCCCGCGCCTACCCCGCGTCGATGGACGAACAGGGACACTGGCCGATAGCGTACGCGGAGTTGCTGCCGTACTATCGGGAGATCGAGGAGATGTGCGAGGTGACGCCCGCCCCCGTCACCGCGAAGGAGGAACTGTTCTTCCGCGGCGCGGCGGCGGCCGGGTGGCCGCTCCTCCACGACCTGAACGTCACGACGTCCGGATACCGACCCCAACCCAACGCGATCAGACGGCCCGATCCGAAACTCCACGTCGACGCGGGGTACGACGGCCCCGTCACCTACCCCGAGGTCCGGGGAGATACGCTCTCCCTCGGGAACATCGCGGGCAACCCACACCCCCGTGGCGCCCCGTACGAGGAGAAGGCCAAGCGGTCGAGCAACGTCAGTTTCGTGCCGGCGGCACTCGAGACGGGGAACGTGACGATCCGTCCGAACGCGTTCGTCACGGACGTCCGGACGGAGACGGCGCTCGGCGACGCGCCCACCGCAACCGGCGTCGACTTTCGGGACACGTGGTCGGGCCGAACCGAACGCGTCGACGCCGAGGTGGTGGTGCTCGCGGCGGGTGCCATCGAGACGCCACGCCTCTGGAAGAACGCCGATCTCCCGGACAACGAGTGGGTGGGTCGGGGATTGACCATCCACTTCGGGGACAACGTGATGGGCCTGTGGAGGGAGGCGGACCTCGACGAACGACTCGGGAAGGGAACGATCGACCAGCACGAGGGGCAGGACATCGCCGCCCGGTTCGACTATCCCGGTCTGGGGATGTTACAGACGGTCGGCACGACGCCCGGAGTCGGCGCGATCTTGGGTTTCGGAGCCAGCGCGTCCGGGTTCACGTTCCAGAACGACCCCGCGGACGCGCCCTGGGACACGATGGGTCGGCTCGCCGGCCCGGAGCTCAAACGGCTTCTCGCGGACTACCGCCGGATGCTCCAGATGCTGGTCGTGAGCGACGACCGCCCGCACCGGCGAAACGGCGTCACGGTGACGCCGGGACTGGCGGACGAACACGGCCCGATCCCCGTCGTGAACTACGAGCCGAGCGAGGGGGACCGGAAGCGCCGTGACGAACTCGCGACCATCGCGGCCGAGATCCTCAGGGAGGCCGGTGCCGCACACGTCCATCGGTCGGACTCGCCGCCGACCGCCCTGCACGTCCACAGCACGATGCGGATGGGCTACGTGCTGGACGAGGCGTGTGAAGCCTACGACGTCGACCGGCTGTTCGTTGCGGACCACTCCGCCCTCTCGAACGGCGTGGGTGGCGCGAACCCCACGAACACGGGACAGGCCCTCGCGGCCCGGACGGCCGAGCGGATCCTCGACCGCCATTTCTGA
- the cysS gene encoding cysteine--tRNA ligase produces the protein MTLSVTNTLTGDREEFEPAGEEVLLYVCGLTVSDDAHLGHARVWTHADVMHRWLSHLGYEVRHVENFTDVNEKIVARVGEDDLGESELDVAEGFISSILADMRGLNLKRATVYPRVSEHVPEIVDLVERLIDRGYAYETNGSVYFDVTAFEEYGKLSNQRPEEMEAQGDPDERSEKRHPADFALWKADGVSPSDVAEHRADDRPLGADPPSGETWDSPWGEGRPGWHVECSAMSMAHLDETIDIHVGGHDLVFPHHENEIAQSEAATGQQFTRYWLHTGLLETKGEKMSSSLGNYFYVADALAEFGPNVVRTFYLSTNYGSKQTFSEAAMAEAEERWERLERAHETAVDACDSVDARTKLEDGTLRSAVATAREEFAAAMNDDFGVREATSALLELASAVNRHVDGSDEYDYVGLREAVEAFEELGGDVLGLDFGDGADGDVRLADDLIELVLDVREAEREAGNYERADALRDDLEALGITVEDGDDGVTYRY, from the coding sequence ATGACGCTGTCCGTGACCAACACGCTGACCGGCGACCGCGAGGAGTTCGAGCCAGCGGGCGAGGAAGTCCTGTTGTACGTCTGTGGGCTGACGGTCTCGGACGACGCCCACCTCGGCCACGCCCGGGTGTGGACCCACGCCGACGTGATGCACCGGTGGCTCTCTCACCTGGGGTACGAGGTGCGTCACGTGGAGAACTTCACCGACGTGAACGAGAAGATCGTCGCCCGCGTGGGCGAGGACGACCTCGGGGAGTCGGAACTCGACGTCGCGGAGGGGTTCATCTCCTCGATCCTCGCGGACATGCGCGGGCTGAACCTGAAGCGGGCGACGGTCTACCCGCGGGTCTCGGAGCACGTCCCCGAGATCGTCGACCTCGTGGAGCGCCTGATCGACCGCGGCTACGCCTACGAGACGAACGGGTCGGTCTACTTCGACGTGACGGCCTTCGAGGAGTACGGCAAACTCTCCAACCAGCGCCCCGAGGAGATGGAGGCCCAGGGCGATCCGGACGAGCGATCCGAGAAGCGCCACCCCGCCGACTTCGCGCTCTGGAAGGCCGACGGCGTCTCGCCGAGCGACGTGGCCGAACACCGGGCGGACGACCGACCGCTCGGCGCGGACCCCCCGAGCGGCGAGACGTGGGACTCGCCGTGGGGCGAGGGCCGACCGGGCTGGCACGTCGAGTGCTCGGCGATGAGCATGGCCCACCTCGACGAGACGATCGACATCCACGTCGGGGGGCACGACCTGGTCTTCCCCCACCACGAGAACGAGATCGCCCAGAGCGAGGCGGCGACGGGCCAGCAGTTCACCCGCTACTGGCTCCACACCGGCCTCCTGGAGACGAAAGGCGAGAAGATGAGTTCCAGCCTCGGCAACTACTTCTACGTGGCCGACGCGCTGGCGGAGTTCGGCCCGAACGTCGTCCGCACCTTCTATCTCTCGACCAACTACGGGTCGAAACAGACCTTCAGCGAGGCGGCGATGGCCGAGGCCGAGGAGCGCTGGGAGCGCCTGGAGCGCGCCCACGAGACGGCGGTCGACGCCTGCGACAGCGTGGACGCGCGGACGAAACTCGAGGACGGAACCCTGCGCTCGGCCGTCGCGACGGCCCGCGAGGAGTTCGCGGCGGCGATGAACGACGACTTCGGCGTTCGGGAGGCGACGAGCGCCCTCCTGGAACTCGCCTCGGCGGTCAACCGCCACGTCGACGGGAGCGACGAGTACGACTACGTCGGCCTCCGGGAGGCGGTCGAGGCGTTCGAGGAACTCGGCGGGGACGTCCTCGGCCTCGACTTCGGCGACGGGGCGGACGGCGACGTGCGACTGGCCGACGACCTGATCGAACTCGTCCTCGACGTGCGCGAGGCGGAGCGCGAGGCCGGGAATTACGAGCGCGCGGACGCGCTCCGCGACGACCTGGAAGCGCTCGGGATCACCGTCGAGGACGGCGACGACGGGGTCACGTACCGGTACTGA
- a CDS encoding DUF7523 family protein, producing the protein MSIAEATREAVRERPFLLDALRAGVVNYRAAAATLDLDASDETVAAALRRFADDLPDRDPESRDARVTVERGVGVGDGADGDALATVGDRAVVPDAGSATALVATGDVNARALTAILGRLDAAGVEVTAAAVGGACLVVVVDGRAGGRALRVVEAALDAVPA; encoded by the coding sequence ATGTCGATCGCCGAGGCGACACGCGAGGCCGTGAGGGAGCGACCGTTCCTGCTCGACGCGCTCCGGGCGGGCGTCGTCAACTACCGCGCGGCGGCGGCGACGCTCGACCTCGACGCGAGCGACGAGACGGTCGCCGCCGCGCTCCGCCGGTTCGCCGACGACCTGCCCGACCGCGACCCCGAGTCCCGCGACGCGCGGGTGACCGTCGAACGGGGGGTGGGCGTCGGCGACGGCGCCGACGGCGACGCCCTGGCGACCGTCGGTGACCGCGCCGTCGTCCCCGACGCGGGGTCGGCGACGGCGCTCGTCGCGACCGGCGACGTGAACGCCCGGGCGCTGACGGCGATCCTCGGGCGGTTGGACGCCGCGGGAGTCGAGGTGACGGCCGCCGCCGTCGGGGGCGCGTGTCTGGTCGTCGTCGTCGACGGGCGGGCGGGCGGCCGGGCACTCCGCGTCGTCGAGGCGGCGCTCGACGCCGTGCCCGCGTGA
- a CDS encoding SDR family oxidoreductase: MSADEFDLSEPELTADDLLVLDDERFTAETVAVVTGAASGIGRATAVALAANGLTVVGADVDDEGLAGTEDLAADVGAEGEVLPVRTDLTDDDDVAAMVDAAAERGDLRYVANVAGMQHIASIPEFPMEKYDLLLDIMLRAPFLVAKLAMPHIREADGRGAIGNMSSVHGHYATQDKAAYITAKHGLNGLTRSIAAEGDGSLRGFSVSVGYVLTPLMVNQIADTAAERGISEREVVEDVMLGQARTKELMTPAEVANLFVFGFSRHAKHLNGGDLLFDGGYSTTYE; this comes from the coding sequence ATGTCCGCCGACGAGTTCGACCTCAGCGAACCTGAACTGACCGCCGACGACCTCCTCGTCCTCGACGACGAGCGGTTCACCGCCGAGACCGTCGCCGTCGTGACGGGCGCGGCGTCGGGCATCGGGCGAGCGACGGCCGTCGCCCTCGCGGCCAACGGCCTGACCGTCGTCGGTGCAGACGTCGACGACGAGGGGTTGGCGGGGACGGAGGATCTCGCGGCCGACGTCGGGGCCGAGGGGGAGGTCCTGCCGGTTCGGACCGACCTCACCGACGACGACGACGTGGCGGCGATGGTCGACGCGGCCGCCGAGCGCGGCGACCTCCGGTACGTCGCCAACGTCGCCGGGATGCAACACATCGCCTCCATCCCCGAGTTCCCGATGGAGAAGTACGACCTCCTGCTCGATATCATGCTCCGGGCGCCCTTCCTCGTCGCGAAACTCGCGATGCCGCACATCCGCGAGGCGGACGGCCGGGGCGCCATCGGCAACATGTCGTCGGTCCACGGCCACTACGCCACGCAGGACAAGGCGGCGTACATCACGGCCAAACACGGGCTGAACGGGCTGACGCGTTCCATCGCCGCCGAGGGCGACGGGTCGCTCCGGGGGTTCTCGGTCAGCGTCGGCTACGTGCTGACGCCGCTGATGGTGAACCAGATCGCGGACACGGCCGCGGAGCGGGGCATCTCCGAACGCGAGGTCGTCGAGGACGTGATGCTGGGACAGGCGCGAACGAAGGAGCTGATGACTCCCGCCGAGGTCGCGAACCTGTTCGTCTTCGGCTTCTCGAGGCACGCCAAACACCTCAACGGCGGCGACCTGCTCTTCGACGGGGGCTACTCGACGACGTATGAGTGA
- a CDS encoding patatin-like phospholipase family protein, translated as MSERTRVAIACQGGGSHTAFTAGVLKRLLREWDDDYRLVGISGTSGGAFNALAAWYGLVTADERRAIELLDALWADLAADTALDRLLNDWTVWLSRVERTGVPIPRVSPYLAPGARMGQERIRRVLERHIDFEAVPDLCERTAPELVVGTVDINAGVFETFTNEDVTPEAVLASSALPTLFPAVEIDDHYHWDGLFSQNPPVDDLLTVDAGRKPEELWVIQINPQERAGEPTSVEEIADRRNELAGNLSLNQELRVVERVNDWIEEGHLPESDFQRTEIRRIEMDRTYTAATKVDRTPGFIDELMALGERRAAEFVGADGA; from the coding sequence ATGAGTGAGCGGACGCGGGTCGCCATCGCCTGTCAGGGCGGCGGGAGCCACACCGCCTTCACCGCGGGGGTGCTGAAGCGACTCCTCCGCGAGTGGGACGACGACTACCGACTGGTCGGGATCAGCGGCACCTCCGGCGGCGCGTTCAACGCCCTCGCCGCGTGGTACGGGCTGGTCACCGCCGACGAGCGCCGGGCCATCGAACTGCTCGACGCCCTCTGGGCCGACCTGGCGGCCGACACCGCCCTCGATCGCCTGCTCAACGACTGGACCGTCTGGCTGTCGCGGGTCGAGCGGACGGGCGTCCCGATCCCTCGGGTCAGTCCCTACCTCGCCCCGGGGGCGCGGATGGGACAGGAACGCATCCGACGGGTTCTGGAGCGTCACATCGACTTCGAGGCGGTCCCCGACCTCTGTGAGCGGACGGCGCCCGAACTGGTCGTCGGGACGGTCGACATCAACGCCGGCGTCTTCGAGACGTTCACCAACGAGGACGTGACGCCCGAGGCGGTGTTGGCGTCGTCGGCCCTCCCGACGCTCTTTCCCGCCGTGGAGATCGACGATCACTACCACTGGGACGGCCTGTTCTCGCAGAACCCGCCGGTCGACGACCTGCTGACCGTCGACGCCGGACGCAAGCCCGAGGAGCTCTGGGTGATCCAGATCAACCCGCAGGAACGGGCTGGTGAACCCACGTCGGTCGAGGAGATCGCCGACCGCCGGAACGAACTCGCCGGTAACCTCTCCCTGAACCAGGAACTCCGCGTCGTCGAACGGGTCAACGACTGGATCGAGGAGGGCCACCTGCCTGAGAGCGACTTCCAGCGGACCGAGATCCGCCGCATCGAGATGGATCGGACCTACACCGCCGCGACGAAGGTGGACCGGACCCCCGGCTTCATCGACGAACTCATGGCCCTCGGCGAGCGTCGCGCGGCCGAGTTCGTCGGCGCCGACGGCGCCTGA
- the proC gene encoding pyrroline-5-carboxylate reductase, translated as MTTVSVIGCGHMGSALVKGLSEAGTHRVTACDLDTSALEAIEPYCAETTTDVAEATAGADVVFVALKPDVVGAVLDELDLAPAQTLVTIAAGVPTDFVAEHTDATVVRIMPNLAAETRTMAAAVTWDEVDEDVRALLDELGEFVVVDENLMDVATALNGSGPAFVYYLIKAMQDGAAAEGMDPADARTLAAQTFKGAAETVLRSEESLDELIDAVATEGGTTIEGMRVLWDSDADAAVGEALHAAADRSRELAGGFDDE; from the coding sequence ATGACTACCGTGAGCGTCATCGGGTGTGGCCACATGGGGAGCGCCCTGGTGAAGGGGCTCTCCGAGGCCGGCACCCACAGGGTGACCGCGTGTGACCTGGACACGAGCGCCCTCGAAGCCATCGAGCCGTACTGCGCGGAGACGACGACGGACGTCGCCGAGGCGACGGCCGGCGCGGACGTGGTGTTCGTCGCCCTCAAGCCCGACGTGGTGGGGGCCGTCCTCGACGAACTCGACCTCGCGCCGGCGCAGACGCTGGTCACCATCGCCGCGGGCGTCCCGACGGACTTCGTGGCGGAACACACGGACGCGACGGTCGTCCGGATCATGCCCAACCTGGCGGCCGAGACGCGGACCATGGCCGCGGCGGTCACCTGGGACGAGGTCGACGAGGACGTCCGCGCCCTCCTCGACGAACTCGGCGAGTTCGTCGTGGTCGACGAGAATCTGATGGACGTGGCGACGGCGCTCAACGGAAGCGGCCCGGCCTTCGTCTACTACCTCATCAAGGCGATGCAGGACGGCGCCGCCGCCGAGGGCATGGACCCGGCCGACGCCCGGACGCTCGCGGCACAGACCTTCAAGGGGGCGGCGGAGACGGTCCTGCGATCCGAGGAGAGCCTCGACGAGTTGATCGACGCCGTCGCCACCGAGGGCGGCACGACCATCGAGGGCATGCGAGTCCTCTGGGACAGCGACGCGGACGCCGCGGTGGGCGAGGCCCTGCACGCGGCGGCCGACCGCTCCCGCGAACTGGCCGGCGGGTTCGACGATGAGTGA